One genomic segment of Streptococcus salivarius includes these proteins:
- a CDS encoding PFL family protein, with translation MDIKQVTETIAMIEEQNFDVRTITMGISLLDCIDSDIDKAAEKVYNKIVSKAKNLVAVGDEIAAELGIPIVNKRVSVTPISIIGAATDATDYVPFAKALDRAAKEIGVNFIGGFSALVQKGYQKGDEILINSIPRALAETDFVCLSVNIGSTKTGINMTAVRDMGRIIKEASEADPMGPGKLVVFANAVEDNPFMAGAFHGVGEADVVINVGVSGPGVVQRAVEKVPGESFDVLAETVKKTAFKITRVGQLVGQMASERLGVEFGIVDLSLAPTPAVGDSVARVLEAMGLEVVGTHGTTAALALLNDQVKKGGIMACNQVGGLSGAFIPVSEDEGMIAAVQSGHINLEKLEAMTAICSVGLDMIAIPADTPDTTIAAMIADEAAIGVINQKTTAVRIIPYGKEGDMLELGGLLGYAPVMKVNKASSADFIARGGQIPAPVHSFKN, from the coding sequence ATGGATATTAAACAGGTCACAGAAACCATTGCCATGATTGAGGAGCAGAACTTTGATGTTCGTACCATTACCATGGGGATTTCACTCCTAGACTGTATCGATTCAGATATCGATAAGGCGGCGGAAAAAGTCTATAACAAGATTGTATCTAAGGCTAAAAATTTGGTAGCTGTTGGTGACGAAATTGCAGCTGAACTTGGTATTCCGATTGTTAATAAACGTGTGTCTGTTACTCCGATCTCAATCATCGGTGCGGCAACAGATGCAACAGACTATGTACCTTTTGCGAAGGCATTAGACCGAGCAGCTAAGGAAATCGGCGTTAACTTTATTGGTGGTTTCTCTGCACTCGTTCAAAAGGGCTATCAAAAAGGTGATGAGATTCTTATTAATTCTATTCCACGTGCGCTTGCAGAGACTGATTTTGTCTGCTTATCTGTCAACATTGGTTCAACAAAGACTGGTATTAACATGACAGCAGTACGTGACATGGGACGTATCATCAAAGAGGCTTCTGAGGCAGATCCAATGGGCCCAGGTAAATTGGTGGTCTTTGCTAATGCGGTTGAAGATAATCCATTTATGGCAGGTGCCTTCCACGGTGTTGGTGAGGCTGATGTTGTAATCAATGTTGGGGTTTCAGGTCCTGGTGTTGTGCAACGTGCAGTTGAGAAAGTTCCAGGTGAAAGTTTCGATGTTCTAGCTGAAACAGTTAAGAAGACCGCCTTCAAAATCACACGTGTTGGTCAGTTAGTTGGTCAAATGGCCAGCGAACGTCTTGGTGTCGAGTTTGGTATTGTAGATTTGTCTCTTGCGCCAACACCAGCAGTTGGTGATTCAGTAGCCCGTGTACTTGAAGCGATGGGTCTTGAAGTTGTTGGTACGCATGGTACTACTGCAGCTCTAGCCCTTCTTAACGACCAAGTTAAAAAAGGCGGTATCATGGCATGTAACCAAGTTGGTGGTTTGTCAGGTGCCTTTATTCCAGTTTCTGAAGATGAAGGTATGATTGCTGCGGTTCAATCTGGTCATATCAACCTTGAAAAATTGGAAGCTATGACAGCTATCTGTTCTGTTGGTCTAGACATGATTGCTATTCCTGCTGATACGCCAGATACAACAATCGCGGCCATGATTGCTGATGAAGCGGCTATCGGTGTCATTAACCAGAAAACAACAGCTGTTCGTATCATTCCTTATGGTAAGGAAGGTGACATGTTGGAACTTGGTGGTCTTCTTGGTTATGCACCAGTAATGAAAGTAAACAAGGCTTCATCGGCTGATTTCATTGCGCGTGGTGGTCAAATCCCAGCTCCTGTTCACAGCTTTAAAAACTAA
- a CDS encoding histidine phosphatase family protein, with amino-acid sequence MSKVKLYIARHGKTMFNTIGRAQGWSDSPLTPFGEEGIRELGVGLKAAGVPFKAAYSSDSGRTIQTMDIILRETGLETIPYKRDKRIREWCFGSLDGGYDGELFYGVLPRTDVFQGKDLHEVTYPELAQGILDVDTAGWAEPWEVLRKRILEGFTAIAENLERSGGGNAIVVSHGMTIATFAWLIDPSVEHPSLDNGSVTVVAYENGKFTLEALGDMTYRQVGREIIEKENGKK; translated from the coding sequence ATGAGTAAGGTTAAGTTGTATATTGCGAGACACGGCAAAACGATGTTTAACACCATTGGTCGTGCACAAGGTTGGTCTGATAGCCCTTTGACCCCGTTCGGTGAAGAAGGTATTCGTGAATTGGGAGTAGGTCTGAAAGCAGCAGGTGTCCCTTTCAAGGCCGCATATTCTAGTGATTCAGGTCGAACGATTCAAACTATGGATATCATTTTACGTGAGACGGGTTTAGAAACTATTCCTTATAAACGTGACAAACGTATTCGTGAGTGGTGTTTTGGTAGTTTAGATGGTGGCTATGACGGTGAACTTTTCTACGGTGTGCTACCGAGAACAGATGTTTTTCAAGGTAAGGATTTGCATGAGGTAACTTATCCTGAGCTTGCACAAGGTATCCTTGATGTGGATACGGCTGGTTGGGCAGAGCCTTGGGAAGTGCTCAGAAAACGTATTTTAGAGGGGTTCACAGCTATTGCAGAAAATCTTGAGAGGTCTGGTGGCGGTAATGCTATCGTCGTTAGTCACGGCATGACCATTGCAACCTTTGCTTGGTTAATTGATCCTTCTGTCGAGCATCCTTCATTGGACAACGGTTCGGTTACTGTTGTTGCTTATGAAAATGGTAAATTTACATTAGAAGCACTTGGCGATATGACTTATCGTCAGGTTGGGCGAGAGATAATAGAAAAAGAAAATGGTAAAAAATAA
- a CDS encoding M15 family metallopeptidase, with amino-acid sequence MVKNNYPSRRQAKKQTNWFLVISSVLIAMLLIAAGLYSVFGVSRTVQQTNGSSVTKSSKQATDATQSKDAKGLPDVSPKDWQLLLVNRDNKSKELNPEIADVDGVSVDARIAKNVKEFLAAAQEIDPSYHLISGYRSVAYQTELYNSYVQQEMAADPSLTESQAEKKVQTYSQPPGASEHQTGLAIDMSTVDSLNEADPDTVAKVKELAPKYGFVLRFPDGKTSSTGVGYEDWHFRYVGKESAEYMTEHNLTLEEYLALLKEKSK; translated from the coding sequence ATGGTAAAAAATAACTATCCAAGTCGCCGTCAGGCGAAAAAGCAAACCAACTGGTTTTTGGTTATCAGTAGTGTCTTGATTGCGATGCTTTTGATTGCAGCAGGACTTTATTCAGTATTTGGTGTCAGTCGTACAGTCCAACAAACCAATGGATCGTCAGTAACAAAAAGTAGTAAGCAAGCTACCGATGCGACTCAAAGCAAGGATGCAAAGGGACTACCTGATGTATCGCCTAAAGACTGGCAATTGCTTTTGGTAAATCGAGATAATAAGTCTAAAGAACTTAACCCTGAGATTGCTGATGTCGATGGTGTTTCTGTAGATGCAAGAATTGCTAAGAACGTTAAGGAGTTTTTAGCAGCTGCTCAAGAAATTGATCCAAGTTATCACTTGATATCAGGTTATCGTAGTGTTGCTTATCAGACAGAACTTTATAACAGTTATGTTCAACAGGAAATGGCTGCTGACCCAAGTTTGACGGAGTCTCAGGCGGAGAAAAAGGTTCAAACCTATTCACAACCACCAGGAGCGAGTGAACACCAAACAGGTCTTGCGATTGATATGAGTACTGTAGATAGCTTAAATGAAGCAGATCCAGATACAGTAGCTAAAGTCAAAGAGTTGGCGCCGAAATATGGCTTTGTTCTTCGTTTTCCAGATGGTAAAACATCGTCAACGGGTGTAGGCTACGAGGATTGGCATTTCCGCTATGTTGGTAAAGAGTCAGCAGAGTATATGACTGAACATAATCTTACTTTGGAGGAATATTTGGCATTATTAAAGGAGAAATCTAAGTGA
- a CDS encoding glycoside hydrolase family 73 protein, which yields MRRRFKLKAFITLVVVFALGILLPLILHASTADNARAVKVAYTQQEFIETLAPTAQKMSKNYGVPASILLSQAAYESNYGSSLLSVKYHNIYSLPAQPGQERIRLKDSIYSKGKWQYQKVDFAVFKDWSSSMMTYLEELRQGTWGESTYKEVAGTTSYKVAAEKLQAAGFSSDPDYAKHLISIIETYHLSKYD from the coding sequence GTGAGACGACGTTTTAAACTAAAAGCCTTCATTACCTTAGTTGTTGTTTTTGCTTTAGGTATTCTCTTACCTTTGATTCTTCATGCCTCTACAGCTGATAATGCTCGTGCGGTAAAGGTTGCTTACACACAGCAAGAATTTATTGAGACCTTAGCTCCAACAGCTCAAAAGATGTCTAAAAACTATGGTGTACCTGCGTCTATTCTCCTTAGTCAAGCTGCATATGAGTCAAATTATGGTAGCAGTCTTTTATCTGTTAAATATCATAACATCTACAGTCTCCCTGCTCAGCCAGGTCAAGAACGTATTCGTTTAAAGGATAGTATCTACAGTAAAGGGAAATGGCAATACCAAAAGGTGGATTTTGCAGTTTTTAAGGATTGGTCAAGTTCTATGATGACTTATTTAGAAGAACTTCGCCAAGGAACGTGGGGCGAGTCGACCTATAAAGAGGTGGCAGGAACGACTAGTTATAAAGTTGCGGCAGAAAAACTACAAGCTGCGGGTTTTAGCAGTGATCCAGATTATGCCAAACACCTCATATCTATTATTGAGACCTATCATTTGTCAAAATATGATTGA
- the hrcA gene encoding heat-inducible transcriptional repressor HrcA: MITQRQNTILNLIVEMFTRTHEPVGSKALQESIDSSSATIRNDMAKLEKMGYLEKAHTSSGRMPSRAGFQYFVANSLNLDTIDEQDVYQVVKAFDFEAFKLEDILDAAAKLLAEMTGCTAVIQDVEPTRQRLTGFDIVHLSNHDALAVLTLDESKPVTVQFAIPKNFLSSDLEILHKLVQERFLGNTVLDIHYRLRTEIPQIVQKYFKITDNVLDLFDYIFSQLFKELIFIEGKVASLTYADLKTYQFLDNPQHVALELRSAISDDEVTKISVAESTEEALENVTVMSHKFLIPYRGMALMHVIGPVEMDYRRMVSLVNVISRVLVMKLTDYYRYLNSNHYEVS; the protein is encoded by the coding sequence GTGATTACGCAAAGGCAAAACACTATTTTGAATTTGATAGTTGAGATGTTCACTCGTACACATGAACCGGTTGGTTCGAAAGCATTACAAGAATCAATTGATTCGAGTTCAGCGACCATTCGTAATGACATGGCCAAGCTTGAAAAGATGGGCTATCTTGAAAAAGCTCATACTTCTAGTGGGCGTATGCCAAGCCGAGCAGGTTTCCAGTATTTCGTCGCTAATTCTTTGAATCTTGATACGATTGATGAACAAGATGTTTATCAAGTGGTTAAGGCCTTTGATTTTGAAGCCTTTAAACTTGAAGATATCTTGGATGCGGCGGCGAAGCTGCTGGCAGAAATGACAGGATGTACAGCAGTGATTCAAGATGTGGAACCGACACGACAACGTCTGACTGGATTTGACATTGTTCATCTGTCCAATCACGACGCTTTAGCGGTTCTTACTCTAGATGAATCTAAGCCTGTGACAGTTCAATTTGCTATTCCAAAAAATTTCTTGTCTAGTGATTTGGAAATTCTTCATAAGCTTGTTCAAGAACGTTTTTTGGGAAACACTGTCTTAGATATCCATTACCGATTGAGAACTGAGATTCCTCAGATTGTGCAAAAGTATTTCAAAATAACAGATAATGTTCTAGATTTGTTTGATTATATCTTTTCACAACTTTTTAAGGAATTGATTTTCATCGAAGGTAAGGTTGCATCACTGACTTATGCCGATTTAAAAACCTATCAATTTTTGGACAATCCACAACATGTGGCACTTGAGCTTCGATCAGCTATCTCCGATGATGAAGTGACCAAGATTTCGGTTGCAGAATCAACTGAAGAAGCGCTTGAAAATGTCACAGTTATGAGTCATAAATTCCTGATTCCTTATCGTGGGATGGCACTCATGCATGTGATTGGTCCAGTTGAAATGGATTATCGTCGCATGGTTAGTTTGGTCAATGTTATTAGTAGAGTTTTGGTTATGAAGTTGACGGATTATTACCGTTACCTCAATAGTAACCATTATGAAGTTAGCTAA
- the grpE gene encoding nucleotide exchange factor GrpE gives MTEDIKKEEVKEEEATETTEEVVEEVSEPSELEEAQARAEEFENKYLRAHAEMQNIQRRANEERQQLQKYRSQDLAKAILPSLDNLERALAVEGLTDDVKKGLEMVQESLVHALKEEGIEEIPADGDFDHNFHMAIQTMPADDEHPADTIAQVFQKGYKLHERVLRPAMVVVYN, from the coding sequence TTGACTGAAGATATTAAAAAAGAAGAAGTGAAAGAAGAGGAAGCTACGGAGACAACTGAAGAAGTTGTAGAGGAAGTAAGCGAACCTTCTGAACTTGAAGAAGCCCAAGCGCGTGCCGAAGAATTTGAAAACAAATACCTTCGTGCCCATGCAGAAATGCAAAACATTCAGCGACGTGCAAATGAAGAACGTCAACAATTGCAAAAGTATCGTAGCCAAGATTTGGCAAAAGCGATTTTGCCATCACTTGATAACCTTGAACGTGCTCTTGCCGTTGAGGGCTTGACTGATGATGTCAAAAAAGGTTTGGAAATGGTGCAAGAAAGTTTAGTGCATGCTCTTAAAGAGGAAGGAATTGAAGAAATTCCAGCTGATGGTGATTTCGATCATAACTTCCACATGGCAATTCAAACAATGCCTGCAGATGATGAACATCCAGCAGACACGATTGCACAAGTTTTCCAAAAAGGGTATAAACTCCACGAACGCGTCTTACGTCCAGCTATGGTAGTTGTATATAATTAA
- the dnaK gene encoding molecular chaperone DnaK has protein sequence MSKIIGIDLGTTNSAVAVLEGTESKIIANPEGNRTTPSVVSFKNGEIIVGDAAKRQAVTNPDTIISIKSKMGTSEKVSANGKEYTPQEISAMILQYLKGYAEDYLGEKVTKAVITVPAYFNDAQRQATKDAGKIAGLEVERIVNEPTAAALAYGLDKTDKEEKILVFDLGGGTFDVSILELGDGVFDVLATAGDNKLGGDDFDQKIIDHMVEEFKKENGIDLSTDKMALQRLKDAAEKAKKDLSGVTSTQISLPFITAGEAGPLHLEMTLTRAKFDDLTRDLVERTKTPVRQALSDAGLSLSDIDEVILVGGSTRIPAVVEAVKAETGKEPNKSVNPDEVVAMGAAIQGGVITGDVKDVVLLDVTPLSLGIETMGGVFTKLIDRNTTIPTSKSQVFSTAADNQPAVDIHVLQGERPMAADNKTLGRFQLTDIPAAPRGIPQIEVTFDIDKNGIVSVKAKDLGTQKEQTIVIQSNSGLTDEEIEKMMKDAEANAEADAKRKEEVDLRNEVDQAIFATEKTIKETEGKGFDTERDAAQSALDDLKKAQESGNLDDMKAKLEALNEKAQALAVKLYEQAAAAQQAQAGAEGAQTADNSGDDVVDGEFTEK, from the coding sequence ATGTCTAAAATCATTGGTATTGACTTAGGTACAACAAACTCAGCAGTAGCAGTTCTTGAAGGAACTGAATCAAAAATTATCGCAAACCCAGAAGGTAACCGCACAACTCCATCTGTTGTGTCATTCAAAAACGGTGAAATCATCGTTGGTGACGCTGCAAAACGTCAAGCAGTAACAAACCCAGATACAATCATCTCTATCAAATCTAAGATGGGTACTTCTGAAAAAGTTTCTGCAAACGGTAAAGAATACACACCACAAGAGATTTCAGCTATGATTCTTCAATACTTGAAAGGTTATGCTGAAGATTACCTTGGTGAAAAAGTAACTAAAGCAGTTATCACAGTTCCTGCTTACTTCAATGATGCACAACGTCAAGCAACAAAAGACGCTGGTAAAATCGCTGGTCTTGAAGTAGAACGTATCGTCAACGAACCAACAGCAGCAGCCCTTGCTTACGGTTTGGATAAGACTGATAAAGAAGAAAAAATCTTGGTATTCGACCTTGGTGGTGGTACATTCGACGTATCTATCCTTGAACTTGGTGATGGTGTCTTTGACGTATTGGCAACTGCAGGGGATAACAAACTCGGTGGTGATGACTTTGACCAAAAAATCATCGACCACATGGTTGAAGAATTCAAGAAAGAAAATGGAATCGACTTGTCAACAGACAAGATGGCTCTTCAACGTTTGAAAGACGCAGCTGAAAAAGCTAAGAAAGACCTTTCTGGTGTCACTTCAACACAAATCAGCTTGCCATTCATCACTGCTGGTGAGGCTGGACCTCTTCACTTGGAAATGACATTGACTCGTGCGAAATTCGATGATTTGACTCGTGACCTTGTAGAACGTACGAAAACTCCAGTTCGTCAAGCTCTTTCAGATGCAGGTTTGAGCTTGTCAGATATTGACGAAGTTATCCTTGTCGGTGGTTCAACTCGTATCCCTGCCGTTGTAGAAGCTGTTAAAGCTGAAACTGGTAAAGAACCAAACAAATCAGTTAACCCTGATGAAGTAGTTGCCATGGGTGCTGCTATTCAAGGTGGTGTTATTACTGGTGATGTCAAAGACGTTGTCCTTCTTGATGTAACGCCATTGTCACTTGGTATCGAAACAATGGGTGGAGTGTTCACAAAACTTATTGACCGCAACACTACTATTCCAACATCTAAATCACAAGTCTTCTCAACTGCAGCAGATAACCAACCAGCCGTTGACATCCACGTTCTTCAAGGTGAACGCCCAATGGCAGCGGATAACAAGACTCTTGGGCGCTTCCAATTGACTGATATCCCAGCTGCACCTCGTGGTATCCCACAAATCGAAGTTACTTTCGATATTGATAAGAACGGTATCGTATCTGTTAAAGCTAAAGACCTTGGAACTCAAAAAGAACAAACAATTGTCATCCAATCTAACTCTGGTTTGACAGACGAAGAAATTGAAAAGATGATGAAAGATGCTGAAGCAAATGCTGAAGCAGATGCAAAACGTAAAGAAGAAGTAGATCTTCGTAACGAAGTTGACCAAGCTATCTTTGCGACTGAAAAAACAATCAAAGAAACAGAAGGTAAAGGCTTCGACACAGAACGTGATGCTGCTCAATCAGCTCTTGATGACCTTAAGAAAGCTCAAGAATCAGGCAATCTTGATGACATGAAGGCTAAATTGGAAGCTCTTAACGAAAAAGCTCAAGCTCTTGCAGTTAAACTTTATGAACAAGCTGCAGCAGCACAACAAGCTCAAGCAGGAGCAGAAGGTGCACAAACAGCAGATAACTCAGGCGACGACGTCGTAGACGGAGAGTTTACTGAAAAATAA
- the dnaJ gene encoding molecular chaperone DnaJ: MNNTEYYDRLGVSKDASQDEIKRAYRKMSKKYHPDINKEPGAEEKYKEVQEAYETLSDDQKRAAYDQYGPDGANGFGGQGGFGGFDGGAGFGGFEDIFSSFFGGGATRNPNAPRQGDDLQYRVNLSFEEAIFGAEKEVHYNREATCKTCSGSGAKPGTSPVTCGRCHGQGVINVDTQTPLGMMRRQVTCDVCHGTGQEIKEPCQTCHGTGHEKQSHKVSVKIPAGVETGQQIRLAGQGEAGFNGGPYGDLFVIINVNPSDKFTRDGSTIYYTLNISFVQAALGDTVEVPTVHGNVEMTIPAGTQTGKTFRLKGKGAPRLRGGSQGDQHVTVKIVTPTKLNDAQKEALLAFAKASGDEKIAPQKKGFFNKVKDALEDL; this comes from the coding sequence ATGAACAATACTGAATATTACGATCGTCTTGGGGTATCTAAGGATGCCTCTCAAGATGAAATTAAACGTGCCTATCGTAAGATGTCTAAGAAATACCACCCAGACATTAATAAAGAACCAGGTGCGGAAGAAAAATATAAAGAGGTCCAAGAGGCCTACGAAACTTTAAGTGATGACCAAAAACGTGCAGCCTATGACCAATACGGACCAGATGGTGCGAATGGTTTTGGTGGTCAAGGAGGCTTTGGTGGCTTCGATGGTGGTGCAGGCTTTGGTGGCTTTGAGGATATCTTCTCTAGCTTCTTTGGTGGTGGTGCTACTCGTAACCCGAATGCTCCACGTCAAGGTGATGATCTTCAGTACCGTGTCAACCTAAGCTTCGAAGAGGCGATTTTTGGTGCCGAAAAAGAAGTTCACTACAATCGTGAAGCAACATGTAAGACATGTTCAGGATCTGGTGCAAAACCTGGAACTAGCCCTGTAACTTGTGGTCGCTGTCATGGTCAAGGGGTTATCAATGTCGATACGCAAACGCCACTTGGTATGATGCGTCGTCAAGTAACCTGTGATGTCTGTCATGGAACAGGTCAAGAAATTAAAGAGCCATGTCAAACTTGTCACGGAACAGGACATGAAAAACAAAGCCACAAAGTATCTGTCAAGATTCCAGCAGGTGTTGAAACAGGTCAACAAATCCGTCTTGCAGGTCAAGGTGAAGCTGGTTTCAATGGTGGTCCTTATGGAGACCTCTTTGTAATCATCAATGTTAATCCAAGCGATAAGTTTACTCGTGATGGATCAACAATTTACTATACACTTAACATTTCTTTTGTCCAAGCCGCTCTTGGTGATACTGTCGAAGTACCAACAGTTCACGGAAACGTTGAGATGACTATTCCAGCAGGAACTCAAACAGGCAAAACTTTCCGTCTAAAAGGAAAGGGTGCTCCACGTCTTCGTGGAGGTTCACAAGGAGACCAACACGTTACAGTTAAGATTGTAACTCCTACGAAGCTAAACGATGCTCAAAAAGAAGCTCTCCTTGCATTCGCCAAGGCAAGTGGAGATGAAAAAATCGCACCACAGAAAAAAGGTTTCTTCAATAAAGTAAAGGATGCCTTAGAAGATTTATAA
- the truA gene encoding tRNA pseudouridine(38-40) synthase TruA: MVRYKATISYDGILFSGFQRQPNARSIQEELEKTLLRLNSGTPVTVHGAGRTDAGVHAYGQVIHFDLPQERDPEKLRFGLDTQCPDDIDVVSIELVSEEFHARYNKHSKTYEFLVDAGRPKNPMMRNYATHYPYPLSLAPMQEAAKDLVGTHDFTGFTASGTSVENKVRTITQASVSIDEKTGFYIFTFSGNGFLYKQVRNMVGTLLKIGNGRMPVSQVKTVLESRDRNLAGPTAAGNGLYLKEIRYE; the protein is encoded by the coding sequence ATGGTTAGATACAAAGCGACAATTTCCTATGATGGTATACTTTTCTCAGGTTTTCAAAGACAACCAAATGCACGTTCTATTCAAGAAGAACTTGAAAAGACTCTCTTACGGTTAAATAGCGGAACACCTGTCACCGTTCATGGAGCGGGTCGTACAGATGCAGGTGTTCATGCCTATGGACAAGTTATACACTTCGATTTGCCCCAGGAGCGGGATCCAGAGAAGTTACGTTTTGGTTTGGATACGCAATGTCCAGATGATATTGATGTTGTTAGTATCGAACTCGTATCAGAAGAATTTCATGCACGATACAATAAACACAGTAAAACTTATGAGTTCTTAGTAGATGCAGGGCGACCTAAGAACCCTATGATGCGTAATTATGCGACCCACTATCCCTACCCTCTAAGTTTAGCACCTATGCAGGAGGCTGCTAAGGATTTGGTCGGCACACATGATTTTACAGGCTTCACAGCTTCAGGAACTTCTGTAGAAAATAAAGTACGCACAATTACACAAGCTAGTGTATCTATCGATGAGAAAACTGGATTTTATATCTTTACTTTTTCTGGGAATGGTTTTCTCTATAAGCAAGTTAGAAATATGGTCGGCACCTTGTTGAAGATTGGCAATGGTCGCATGCCTGTTTCGCAAGTTAAGACAGTGTTGGAAAGTCGTGATCGTAATCTCGCAGGACCAACAGCAGCAGGAAATGGATTATATTTGAAGGAGATAAGATATGAGTGA
- a CDS encoding bifunctional hydroxymethylpyrimidine kinase/phosphomethylpyrimidine kinase yields the protein MSDELILAISGNDIFSGGGLHADLATFTTNKQHGFVALTCLTAMTENGFEVIPVDTNVFKQQLDSLKDIPFSAIKIGLLPNVEIAELTLDFVKKHSDIPIVLDPVLVCKETHDVEVSQLRDELVKFFPYTTVITPNLPEVELLIDRKVKTLDDMKHAASYLNELGAKTVVVKGGNRLDGNKAIDVFYDGTDYKLFEEAVLDKNNTGAGCTFASSIASELVKGCSETEAVTNAKAFVYESIKQSNEFGVVQYAK from the coding sequence ATGAGTGATGAATTGATTTTAGCGATTTCGGGGAATGATATTTTTAGTGGTGGCGGACTTCATGCAGACTTAGCGACGTTTACCACTAATAAACAACATGGATTTGTGGCTCTTACCTGTCTGACAGCTATGACTGAGAATGGTTTTGAGGTTATTCCGGTTGATACTAATGTTTTTAAACAACAACTTGACTCACTAAAAGATATCCCATTCTCAGCAATTAAAATTGGTTTGTTGCCTAACGTTGAAATCGCGGAATTAACGTTGGATTTTGTTAAAAAACATTCTGATATTCCAATTGTCTTGGATCCTGTTTTAGTATGTAAGGAGACTCATGACGTTGAAGTTTCTCAACTACGTGATGAATTGGTTAAATTTTTCCCTTATACCACGGTTATCACTCCGAACTTACCTGAAGTCGAACTGCTTATAGATAGAAAGGTTAAGACTCTTGATGATATGAAGCATGCGGCTAGCTATCTCAATGAATTAGGTGCTAAGACTGTCGTTGTCAAAGGTGGAAATCGCTTGGATGGTAATAAAGCGATAGATGTCTTTTATGATGGAACAGATTACAAATTGTTTGAAGAAGCTGTGCTAGACAAAAACAATACAGGTGCAGGATGTACATTTGCTTCAAGTATAGCTAGTGAATTAGTTAAAGGATGTTCAGAAACTGAAGCTGTGACAAATGCTAAAGCATTTGTTTATGAATCAATTAAACAATCAAATGAATTTGGAGTAGTTCAATATGCAAAATAA
- a CDS encoding ECF transporter S component, with amino-acid sequence MQNKKTKELTLLAILTALSVTFGFVAKIPTPTGLLTLVDAGIYFTAFYLGKKEGAIVGGLSAFLIDLLSSAPQWMFISLLIHGAQGYFAGFKGNYRILGLLIATIVMVGGYALASVFMYGTGASIAEVIPNFCQNALGLVVGWVLYQGFKKVQSKKD; translated from the coding sequence ATGCAAAATAAGAAAACAAAAGAGCTAACATTATTAGCTATCTTAACAGCTTTATCAGTGACCTTTGGATTCGTAGCTAAAATTCCGACTCCAACAGGGCTTTTAACTTTGGTAGATGCAGGAATCTACTTCACAGCCTTCTATCTTGGCAAGAAAGAAGGGGCAATTGTGGGAGGACTATCTGCATTTTTGATAGATTTGCTATCATCTGCTCCGCAATGGATGTTTATCAGTTTGTTAATCCATGGTGCACAAGGTTATTTTGCTGGATTTAAGGGTAACTATCGTATCCTAGGTCTTCTGATTGCTACAATTGTGATGGTGGGTGGCTATGCACTTGCTTCAGTATTTATGTATGGAACAGGAGCTTCAATCGCAGAAGTGATTCCTAATTTCTGCCAAAACGCTCTCGGCCTAGTCGTTGGATGGGTATTGTATCAAGGATTCAAAAAGGTTCAATCTAAAAAAGATTAA
- a CDS encoding sigma factor has product MEQEIFVHAYEVVRPIVLKASRQYFIQLWDQADMEQEAMMTLYQLLEKFPELKSDDDKLRRYFKTKFRNRLNDEVRRQESVKRQANRQCYIEISDIAFCLPNKELDAVDRLVYDEQLNAFRNQLSSEDATKLDRLLAGECFRGRKKMIRELKFWMVDFDPYNEDD; this is encoded by the coding sequence ATGGAACAAGAAATTTTTGTTCACGCATATGAAGTTGTAAGGCCGATTGTACTTAAGGCTAGTAGACAATATTTCATCCAACTTTGGGACCAAGCTGATATGGAGCAAGAGGCTATGATGACGCTTTATCAGCTTTTAGAAAAGTTTCCTGAATTAAAGTCTGATGATGATAAGCTACGGCGTTATTTTAAAACGAAATTTAGGAATAGACTTAATGATGAGGTTAGAAGGCAGGAGTCTGTAAAACGACAAGCTAATCGACAATGTTATATCGAAATTTCAGATATTGCTTTTTGTCTTCCAAATAAAGAGTTAGATGCTGTTGATAGGCTTGTTTATGATGAGCAGCTTAATGCTTTCCGTAATCAGTTGTCTTCGGAAGATGCTACTAAGTTAGACCGTTTGCTAGCTGGGGAGTGTTTTAGAGGTCGAAAAAAGATGATCAGAGAGTTAAAATTTTGGATGGTTGATTTTGATCCTTACAATGAAGATGATTAA